In the genome of Prevotella sp. HUN102, one region contains:
- a CDS encoding FeoB-associated Cys-rich membrane protein — MLTQYIILTVVLLLAILYVVRALIKTIRTANDPCGGCSGCAIHEQAMKKTMSKHDKVAYCHKN, encoded by the coding sequence ATGCTGACACAATATATAATACTGACAGTAGTTTTGCTATTGGCAATTCTGTATGTTGTCCGTGCGCTGATAAAGACCATCAGGACTGCCAACGACCCGTGCGGAGGATGCTCGGGATGTGCAATACACGAACAGGCAATGAAGAAAACAATGTCGAAACACGACAAAGTTGCATATTGTCATAAAAATTGA
- a CDS encoding patatin family protein: MKKGLVLEGGAMRGLFSAGVMDVLMEEGITFDGAVGVSAGAAFGCNMKSKQHGRVIRYNKRFAKDWRYASLRSLILTGDYFGGEYDYHHIPTKEDVVDFETFRKNPMEFWIVCTNVGTGKAFYKQLHSCDYEELEYIRASASMPLASRIVTINGQKLLDGGIADSIPLDFFQKQGYERNLVVLTQPIDYAKEPNKLLPLIRLQLRHYPRMIKAIAERHIMYNKELQFVRQEEAKGNTLVIRPKEKLTIGHISHSPDEMQATYELGRKAALEKLDEIKTMFL; this comes from the coding sequence ATGAAAAAGGGATTAGTGCTCGAAGGCGGAGCTATGCGCGGACTGTTTTCGGCAGGCGTTATGGATGTTCTGATGGAGGAAGGCATCACTTTCGATGGTGCCGTAGGCGTGTCGGCAGGTGCCGCTTTCGGCTGCAATATGAAATCGAAACAGCACGGACGCGTCATCCGATACAACAAACGTTTTGCAAAAGACTGGCGATATGCCTCTCTTCGCTCTTTGATTCTTACCGGAGATTACTTCGGAGGCGAATACGACTACCACCACATCCCGACGAAAGAAGACGTTGTGGACTTTGAAACATTCAGGAAGAACCCTATGGAGTTCTGGATTGTCTGTACAAACGTGGGCACGGGAAAGGCCTTCTACAAACAGTTGCACTCTTGCGACTATGAAGAACTGGAATACATTCGCGCCTCTGCCTCTATGCCTTTGGCTTCAAGAATCGTAACCATCAACGGACAGAAACTCCTCGATGGTGGCATTGCCGACTCGATTCCCCTCGACTTCTTCCAGAAACAAGGCTACGAGCGCAACCTTGTCGTGCTGACACAACCAATCGATTACGCAAAAGAACCCAACAAACTATTGCCTTTAATCCGTTTACAGTTAAGACATTACCCAAGAATGATTAAAGCCATTGCCGAACGACATATTATGTATAACAAAGAATTGCAATTCGTCAGACAAGAGGAAGCAAAGGGCAATACACTCGTCATTCGTCCGAAGGAAAAACTCACGATAGGCCATATCTCCCACAGCCCTGATGAGATGCAGGCAACCTACGAACTGGGCAGAAAAGCAGCATTGGAAAAGCTCGATGAAATCAAAACTATGTTTTTATAG
- a CDS encoding YkvA family protein: protein MEIPDLQKYKDKFSKEGFIEKIQRIAKRAGVKLVYAALILYYSMESDKVSLKDKAIIIGALGYLISPLDIVPDAIPIAGLADDLTVLLFVINKIWNEVGDDVKDKAHSKLAQWFDEDEIKGADEIFADKDAEDPV from the coding sequence ATGGAAATTCCTGATTTACAGAAATATAAAGATAAATTCTCAAAGGAAGGATTTATAGAGAAGATACAGAGAATAGCAAAGCGTGCCGGCGTGAAACTGGTCTATGCAGCGTTGATTCTCTACTATTCAATGGAGAGCGACAAGGTTTCGCTCAAGGACAAAGCCATCATCATCGGTGCGCTGGGCTATCTTATTTCGCCGTTGGACATTGTTCCCGACGCTATTCCGATTGCAGGTCTGGCCGATGACCTCACGGTTCTGCTCTTCGTGATAAACAAAATTTGGAACGAGGTTGGCGATGACGTGAAGGATAAGGCTCATTCAAAACTCGCGCAATGGTTCGATGAGGATGAGATAAAGGGTGCCGATGAGATTTTTGCAGACAAAGACGCAGAGGATCCGGTATAA
- a CDS encoding S1C family serine protease, whose translation MKKLAQYLVGASCVVALAFSTGAFIKVNAAKAPVAAPGQPVDLTYAAEKALPAVVHIKYVQNSKTRTVEVQDDPFGGFFDPFGFFGNPGGGGGTRQQQIQTPKRKATGSGVIISADGYIVTNNHVVEGADELTVTLNDNREFSARIIGTDKSTDLALIKVDAKNLPFLTVADSDKLKVGEWVIAVGNPYNLNNTVTAGIVSAKARGLGASTNGVESFIQTDAAINQGNSGGALVNTQGELVGINAMLYSQTGSYTGYGFAIPTAIMTKVVDDIKKYGSVQRVVLGIQGGDVLNYINAQKEQGKEVDLGTNEGVYVDKVDEDGNGAEIGLQAKDVIVKFDGKKVSKMAELQQELNGKRPGDKAAITFLRNKKEITKTVTLKNAQGTTKLLEQVDIDVLGGQFRPVTDATKKQLSINYGLEVLKVNSGALREAGISRGFIIQKVNDATVNSIETLQKLVKSASTSKEPVLYIQGIYPTGKKAYFAVPLAD comes from the coding sequence ATGAAAAAGTTAGCACAGTATCTCGTAGGTGCATCTTGTGTCGTTGCACTTGCATTCTCCACAGGAGCTTTCATAAAGGTAAATGCTGCGAAAGCACCTGTTGCGGCTCCGGGACAGCCGGTAGACCTCACATACGCTGCCGAAAAGGCTCTTCCGGCAGTAGTGCATATCAAGTATGTTCAGAACTCAAAGACACGCACCGTCGAGGTTCAGGACGACCCGTTCGGAGGCTTCTTCGACCCGTTCGGCTTCTTCGGAAACCCGGGTGGCGGCGGTGGCACGCGCCAGCAGCAGATTCAGACGCCAAAGAGAAAGGCTACGGGCAGTGGTGTGATTATTTCTGCCGACGGATATATCGTAACCAACAATCACGTAGTGGAAGGTGCTGACGAATTGACAGTAACCCTGAACGACAACCGTGAGTTCTCGGCACGCATCATCGGTACGGACAAGAGCACCGACCTTGCACTCATCAAGGTGGATGCGAAGAATCTGCCTTTCCTCACAGTAGCCGATTCTGATAAACTGAAAGTGGGCGAGTGGGTGATAGCTGTCGGCAACCCCTATAACCTTAACAATACGGTTACTGCCGGTATCGTGAGCGCAAAGGCACGTGGTCTCGGTGCTTCAACAAATGGCGTTGAAAGTTTCATTCAGACCGATGCCGCCATCAATCAGGGCAACTCCGGTGGTGCGCTCGTGAACACGCAGGGCGAACTGGTGGGCATCAATGCTATGCTTTATTCGCAGACTGGTTCATACACGGGCTACGGTTTTGCCATTCCTACTGCTATAATGACAAAGGTTGTAGACGATATCAAGAAGTACGGAAGCGTACAGCGTGTGGTGCTCGGCATTCAGGGCGGCGACGTACTTAACTATATCAATGCGCAGAAGGAACAGGGTAAGGAAGTTGATCTCGGTACAAACGAGGGTGTATATGTAGATAAGGTGGACGAAGACGGCAATGGTGCCGAGATAGGTCTTCAGGCTAAGGATGTTATTGTCAAGTTCGATGGCAAGAAGGTCAGCAAGATGGCTGAACTCCAACAGGAATTGAACGGCAAACGTCCGGGCGATAAGGCTGCGATTACGTTCCTGCGCAACAAGAAAGAAATTACAAAGACCGTTACTCTGAAGAATGCTCAGGGCACTACGAAGCTGTTGGAGCAGGTCGATATTGACGTGCTCGGTGGACAGTTCCGTCCTGTAACCGACGCAACAAAGAAGCAGCTCAGCATCAACTATGGTCTCGAGGTGCTGAAAGTGAACAGCGGTGCTTTGCGGGAGGCAGGTATCAGCAGAGGTTTCATCATCCAAAAGGTAAACGATGCAACCGTAAACTCTATCGAAACACTCCAGAAGCTCGTGAAATCAGCGTCTACAAGCAAGGAGCCTGTGCTCTACATTCAGGGCATCTACCCTACGGGTAAGAAGGCATACTTTGCCGTTCCGCTTGCAGACTAA
- a CDS encoding DUF5932 domain-containing protein: MENFKVIIVEDVPLELKGTQGIISNDIPEAQVLGAAQNETEYWKLIKAELPDLVLLDLGLGGSTTIGVEICRQTKELYPGVKVLIFTGEILNEKLWVDVLDAGADGICLKSGELLTRSDVASIMGGKKLVFNQPILEKIVDRFKQNVSSELMHQEAMINYEIDEYDERFLRHLALGYTKEQITNLRGMPFGVKSLEKRQNELVQKLFPEGKGGVGVNATRLVVRALELRVVDIDNLYSDEE; this comes from the coding sequence ATGGAAAACTTCAAAGTTATCATAGTGGAAGACGTGCCATTGGAGCTTAAAGGCACTCAGGGCATTATCAGCAATGATATTCCGGAGGCGCAGGTGCTCGGTGCCGCACAGAACGAAACGGAATACTGGAAGCTCATCAAGGCAGAACTGCCCGACCTCGTACTGTTGGATCTCGGTCTGGGAGGCTCAACCACCATCGGAGTGGAAATCTGCCGACAGACAAAGGAACTGTATCCGGGCGTGAAGGTACTTATATTCACGGGCGAGATACTCAACGAGAAGCTGTGGGTGGACGTGCTCGACGCAGGGGCAGACGGTATTTGCCTGAAGAGTGGCGAACTCCTGACACGCAGCGACGTTGCGAGCATAATGGGAGGCAAGAAACTTGTGTTCAACCAACCTATTCTTGAAAAGATAGTAGACCGTTTCAAGCAAAACGTAAGCAGCGAACTGATGCACCAAGAGGCGATGATCAACTATGAAATAGACGAATACGACGAGCGTTTCCTACGACATCTTGCATTGGGCTATACCAAGGAACAGATAACGAATCTCCGTGGAATGCCTTTCGGAGTGAAGAGTCTTGAGAAGCGGCAGAACGAACTCGTGCAGAAACTTTTCCCCGAAGGAAAGGGAGGAGTGGGCGTGAATGCAACCCGACTGGTGGTGCGTGCGCTCGAACTGAGAGTGGTTGATATAGACAACTTATATTCTGATGAGGAATAA
- a CDS encoding AbgT family transporter, with the protein MRNKLGLLAIVFIVLQVLLVIASWMITAAFPELQLHSLLSEEGIRWFSRNFADNMKTDVLVWMLLGVTAYGAFRTSGLSSFLYRMLKERRALGSFSYRERIGFRVVLAEILFFIVLTLMMTMLPQAVLLSVTGHLFPSSFSESLIPYLALVVTVCSLSYGVMCGQLKSLGETYESFSSGFRLCAHLFPIYILIAEFISSFVYVFQSYLHIYLD; encoded by the coding sequence ATGAGGAATAAACTCGGACTATTGGCGATAGTCTTCATCGTGTTGCAAGTCCTTCTCGTGATAGCATCGTGGATGATTACGGCCGCATTCCCCGAATTGCAGTTGCATTCCCTGCTGAGCGAAGAAGGAATAAGGTGGTTTTCGCGAAACTTTGCAGACAATATGAAGACAGACGTGCTGGTTTGGATGCTGCTCGGCGTTACGGCTTATGGAGCTTTCCGGACCAGTGGGCTTAGTTCGTTTCTATACCGAATGCTGAAGGAGCGCAGGGCATTGGGCAGTTTCAGTTACAGAGAGCGGATAGGATTCAGGGTTGTGCTTGCCGAAATCCTGTTTTTCATTGTGCTTACCCTGATGATGACGATGCTTCCACAAGCCGTTTTGCTGAGCGTTACGGGTCATTTGTTCCCGAGCAGCTTTTCGGAAAGCCTCATTCCATACCTCGCCCTTGTCGTAACGGTGTGCTCATTGTCCTATGGAGTAATGTGCGGACAGTTGAAAAGTCTGGGCGAAACCTATGAGTCGTTCTCCAGCGGCTTCAGGCTCTGTGCCCATTTGTTCCCGATTTATATCCTTATTGCAGAGTTCATAAGTTCCTTTGTCTACGTTTTTCAGAGCTACCTGCACATCTATTTGGATTAG